In the Mycolicibacter minnesotensis genome, CGACCTCGCCGATGTGTGGCCGGCGATCGACCGGGACGACGAGGTCCGGGCAGTCCTGGTGCGCGGCGAAGGCAAGGCGTTCTCCGCCGGCGGCAGCTTCGAGCTGATCGAGAAGATCGTCGGCGATTACGCCGGGCGGATGCAGGTGCTGCGGGAGGCCCGCGATCTGGTGCTCAACATGGTGAGCTTCTCCAAGCCGGTGATCTCGGCGATCAACGGGCCCGCCGTCGGTGCGGGCCTGGTGGTGGCGCTGCTGGCGGATATCTCGGTGGCGGGGCGCACCGCGCGGTTGATCGACGGCCACACCAAGCTCGGAGTTGCCGCCGGGGATCATGCAGCGATCTGTTGGCCGCTGCTGGTGGGAATGGCCAAGGCCAAGTACTACCTGCTGACCTGCGAGACCCTGCAGGGCGAAGAGGCCGAACGGATCGGCCTGGTCTCCACCTGCGTCGACGACGACCAGGTGCTGACCACCGCCCTGCGGATCGCCGACGATCTGGCGCACGGTTCGCAGGACGCGATCCGCTTCACCAAGCACAGCCTGAACTACTGGTACCGGCAGTTCGCGCCGGCGTTCGAGACCGCTCTGGGGTTGGAGTTCCTCGGGTTCTCCGGTCCCGACGTCCACGAAGGCCTGGCCGCCATCCGCGAGAAGCGCAAGCCGCAGTTCGGCTGAGCCACCTACACGGCCGCTCAGACCCGCTGCGCGGCCACCGCCTGCTCCTTGGCCCAGCGGTAGTCGGCCTTGCCCGACGGCGAACGCTGCACCTGGGCGCAGAACACCACATCCTTGGGCAACTTGTACCGCGCGATGTAGTTGGCAGCCTCGGCCACGATGTCGTCGGCTTCGGCGTCGGCATCCCGGGCCAACTGCACCACAGCGACTACCTCGTTGCCCCAGCGTTCGCTGGGCCGGCCAACCACCACCACGTCGTAGACGGCGGGATGGCGCGAAACTGCGGCTTCGACCTCCTCGGCGAAGATCTTCTCGCCGCCGGAATTGATGGTCACCGAGTCGCGGCCCAGCAGATCGATGCCGCCGTCGGCGTCCCAGCGCGCCCGATCCCCGGGTACCGAATGGCGGATGTCCTCGATGATCGGGAAGGTACGTGCAGATTTCTCCGGATCTCCGAGATACCCCAGCGGCACCTGCCCCTGCTGCGCCAACCACCCGATCTCGTCGTCACCGGGCGACAGAATGCGGGTCATGTCCTCGCTGACCACGACCGCACCCGGGTTCGGGGTGAACCGGCCGGTGGAGGCCTGTGCACGGCTGGTGGTCTGCCCCATCTGCGCGCCGGTCTCCGAGGATCCCCCGGCGTCGAGGATCGACAGGTGCGGCAGCAGGTTCACGAGCCGTTGCTTGATCGGCGCGGTGAACGGTGCACCGCCACTGGCCAGCACGAGCAGTCCCGACAAGCCCTCGGCCAGGGTGGGGCCGCCCGCTTCGAGGGCGTCGGCGAGCGGTCGAGCGAAAGCATCACCGACGATCGACAGTGAGACAATCCGCTCCTGAGCGGCCAGATCCCAGGTTCCGACCGGGTCGAACCGGTCGGTGGTTGTCGACATCACGAAAGGTCGCCCGCCCAGCAAGGTGATGAAGGCGGCCCACTGGGCCGCACCGTGCATCAGCGGTGCCACCGTCATCGAGCCGGCCGGCCGGGCCGCTCGGGCGCGTTCGACAATCTCCGTCAAGGTCGTAGGGATCGCCCCAGTGCCGAACTCACGGCCCCCCATCGCATTGATGAAGATGTCGTGCTGGCGCCACAACACGCCCTTGGGCATGCCGGTGGTGCCACCGGTGTAGAGCACATAGAGGTCGTCCGGAGATAGCACCAGGTCCAACGGGTCGGCGGAGGTCTCCGCCAGCAAATCCTCGTAGCGGACGGCACCGGGCAGCGGCGCGTTTCCGGAGTCGTCGTCCACGTGGATCAGCGGCATCGCGGGCAGCCGGTCGCCGGCCTGCTGGAGTGCGTCGGCCAGCGTAGGGGCGAACCGGGCGTGATACATGATGGCCTCGGTGGAGGCGTTGGTCAGCAGATAGACCAGTTCGTCCGCGACGTAGCGGTAGTTGACGTTGAACGGCGCCACGCGGGCGTGGTAGGCACCGAGCATGCCCTCGATGTACTCGTTGCCGTTGGCCAGATAGAGCGCGAGGTGACTCTGGCCGGATTCGTGGGGGGCTAGTTGGCAGCGCTCCCGGCGCGTTCCGAGGCCGCGCTCGTGCAGGGCGCGCGCCAGCCGGCGCGCGCGGTCCTCGATCTGCTGATAGCTGAACCGCCGGTCTCCGAAGACGACGCAGTCCCGTTCTGGGATGGCGTGCGACACCGCCGAGAAGACTTGGGCGAGGTTGAATTCCACTGCGCTCCTCGATTCGATCACCGGCACCTGAGCATCCGCGGGGTAACGCTACAAGGTGGTTCGGTCCGGACTCGGTGACGGTGTCGTTGGCCGGAACACACCGAAGTCAGGCATGCTTGGCCGCATGTCGGTGGATGTCCTGCTCTATGCGATCCCGCCCGTGCTGGTCTATCTGCTCGTCGGCGGTGTGATCGGGCTGGAGAGCCTGGGCATCCCGCTGCCGGGCGAGCTGATGCTCGTCGGTGCGGCATTGATGTCGTCGCGCCACGAACTGTCGATCGACCCGGCCGGCGTTGCCGCGGCGGCGGTGGTGGGGGCGGTGATCGGTGACTCGATCGGTTACTCGATCGGTCGGCGCTTCGGCATGCCGCTCTTCGACCGCCTGGGCCGGCGCTTCCCCAACCACTTCGGTCCCGGACACGTCGCGCTGGCCGAGCGGTCATTCCACCGCTGGGGCACCAGCGCCGTGTTCTTCGGCCGGTTCATCGCACTGCTGCGCATTCTGGCTGGTCCCCTGGCCGGGGCTTTGAAGATGAGATACCAGCACTTCCTCGCCGCCAACGTGCTCGGCGCGATCTGCTGGGCAGGTGGCACCACCGCATTGGTGTACTACGCGGGGGTCGCGGCCGAACACTGGCTGTCGCGGTTCTCCTGGGTGGCGTTGCTGGTGGCGGTCCTTGCCGGGGTTATCGGCACGCTAGCGCTGCGCGGGCGGGTCGGGGCCCAGATTGCCGAACTGGAAGCCGAGCATCGGGCCGAGCCGGACGCTGTCATCGACTAACCAGCGAATTGACGGCGAATAGGGCTTGTCCCCGCACCACGGCCGGAGCATGGTGGAAGGGACCGGCGGCGCCGCCGCGGCGTCGCCACCGTTGAACCGGAGGCCGACATGTTCGCGCGCGCAACCTCGATACACGCCCACCCATCCTTTCTCGATGAGGGAATCACCCACGTCCGCGGCGTGGTGATGCCGACGCTGGCCGACACCGAAGGCTGCGCAGGAATGTCCATGCTCGTCGATCGCGACGCGGGACGGTGCATCATCACCTCCTCATGGCTCGACGACGACACGTTGCGTGCCAGCGAGGGCAGCGCACAGCTGCTGCGCGACCGCGCCACCGAGATCTTCCACGCCACCGCCGAGGTCAGCCGATGGGAGATCGCCGCGGTGCGCCGCGATCACCGCGCGCGACGGCACGCCGGCGTCCGGGTCACCTGGCTACGCACCGATCCGGACCACCTGGAGCGGCTCATCGACACCTACAAGTTGGCGCTGATGCCCGAGATGGCGGACCTCGACGGCTTCTGCAGCACCACCTTGATGGTGGACCGGCCATCCGGCCGGGCGGTGTCGTCGGTCGGATTCGACGACCGCGCGGCGATGGTCGCCAGCCGTGGCCACGAACAGGCGATCTGGGCCAGGGCCGTCAACGACGCCGCCGCCCAAGTGCTCGAAGTCGCCGAATTCGACTTGGCGATAGCGCATCTGAACGCCCCAGAGATGGCCTGAGGGGGCTTCGCCCCCGGCCGGTCAGTCTGCCCGGCCGGGGCTGAAGCTGCCGTGAAAGCCCTGGGGCAGGTGATGCTTCAGGGCGGCCGTGGCGACCGGTCCGGCGCCGACATCGCGAGCGTCGATGATCACCAAACGGGAAGTGTGCTCAGCTGCCTGGTATTCGACCGTGAGCAGCCAGCCGTCGTCCTCGGCGGTGGCATCGGGCCGTGGGGTGAAGACAGGCTCGCAAAAGCTATTCCCGGCAGCCTCAGCGGTATAGGAGGCTTCGCTTCGGTCGATCAGGTCCAGCTTGGCAATCGAGTCGTAAAACGAACCCAGCCTCCGGCGACTACTCACGTAGGCGTATCTATGCGCCATCCCCTGGTAGCCGCCATGGTGGCGAGGAAACTCACACGGCGTGTCACTCAACTGCTCGCGGCTCACCCGCCCGGCGGCGGAGATCCGGAAGCGGGAGAACTCTGAGGGGGCATCGGACAGGCTGCTGGTATGGAACCGCGCGATGCGCCCGAGCAATCGACCGTCGGCGTAGGTGATCGCATCCACAACCACATCGCCACGGTCGTCGTAGGCGTTGCTGAGATGGAATTGCAGGACCGCGTCGCACTCCACCCGACGGATGGGGCCGCCGTCACGCGGGACCAGGATGAACACGCTGCCACGCTCGGGGCGATAGTGCATGGCATCGCCGAGCGGCGTGAGTCCCAGTGCGATCGGCATCGCGTCGGGAATGATCGGTGACACCAGAAAGACCAGATACCGCTGCGTCAGCGCGAAGTCGTGCACCATCGCGAGATAGGGCAGCCGGGCCGAGCGGAAATGCTCAAGCCGCCCACGTACATCGGTGCGGTAGATACGCAGGTGTGGCCGCGGAATGAATTCGACACCGAAGTTGAACATCTCGCCGCTCCGAGGACAGAAGCTGGGATGCGCTGAGTACGAGCCCATCCACCGCAGGCGCCCACCGAACCGACGGACCCCGCGGGTCTCGAGGGTAACCGGATCGATCTCGTGCGGCGGCCCGCCCTCCCACAACGCGTAGAGATGTCCTGCGTGCTCAACAATGTTGGTATTGGCAAGGTTTGGCGGAATTCTTCCGACGTTGGCCAGCCAGCCGCCGGTGGCGGCCGTGCCCAGGTGGCGGGTCCCCGATTTGCCGCGGAAGTGACGGGTGCGGACGTAACGATTGCGGTAGTGCACCTGCCCCGCGGCGAGGGTGAACGCCGAAACCATTCCGTCACCATCGAAGAGATGGTGCAGCGGTCGCCCGGTGTGGTCCTCCCACCTGCCCGGGCCGTTGCGATAGAGCGTCCCCGCCAAGCCGGCGGGCAGCGAGCCCTCGATCTGCTCGACTCGGTAGTCGTATTCGACCGGTTGCGGTTCACTCACCCCGAAGCTGAGCCAGTCGGCTTCATCGAGTCCGGCGAGTCGTTCGCTCGCGTGTTGACGTTCGCCGGCCGACAACTCATCCAGATATCGCTGCAGGCCTGGGTGAACGGCGGTATCGGCCGTCGGTTGCGAACCGTGGGTCACCGAGACTCCTCACGCAGGGGCTGCCCGGCAAATTAGTCGACCTCCGGCCAGTCCACCGACAATTCGCCCGCGGATCTCTTGAGGCCAATCTGCGCCATTCCGCGCCATTCCAACGATTGCCACCGGAGGAATGAATTTTCTGCGCGACTTGACCATTGGGGATCGAATACCCGGAATTATCAGCGGGTAGAAGCGTTAGCTGCCATAGCTGCCACGCCGGGCGAGGCCCGACGTGGCAGCATGACCGTTGTGGTCCCGGCTGGGATCGAACCAGCGACCTTCCGCGTGTGAGGCGGACGCTCTCCCCCTGAGCTACGAGACCGGGCGAACGAGGAGGAACAGTAGCACGCCCCCCTCGCTAAGCATCAATGCGCAGGCCGCTTTTCAGGCGAATCGCCGGGCTGACATGCAGAGTTGTGCTGTCTCACATGTCTCCGCTAATGTTCTGCAGGCACCGGGCGACGATCTCGCCCGAGGCACGCGGATGTAGCGCAGTTGGTAGCGCATCACCTTGCCAAGGTGAGGGTCGCGGGTTCGAATCCCGTCATCCGCTCGAGGGTGTCAAGTGGCATCAACCCCTTGCGGTGGAGTGGCCGAGTGGTGAGGCAACGGCCTGCAAAGCCGTGCACACGGGTTCGATTCCCGTCTCCACCTCCGTCCCAAGGCTCTAAGCGCGGTTAGCTCAGCGGGAGAGCGCTTCCCTGACACGGAAGAGGTCGCTGGTTCAATCCCAGTACCGCGCACCAGGCTTAACAGCGAAAACCCCTGCCGCCACGGTGTGACGACAGGGGTTTTTCCGTCCCGGGCTAGCCCTTCTGGTTGGCCTTGAGCACCAGACCGACCAGCGCGGTGACGACGGTGCCCAGCACGCCGCCGCCGACCAGACTGCCGGCAGCGTTGGCGAGGTCGAATCCACCGGCACTACCGCTGGCGAGGATGCTGTTCAGCAGGCCGCCGCCGGCTAGGCCACCGAGCCCACCACTGATCAGACTCCCCAGCCCTCCCGGACTGGGAATCTTTGCCGAAGCGTCGGCCGCTTTACCCCCGAGTGCGCCCCCGAGAGCCCCCGCGATCAGCGATTCGAGCATGGTGTACTCCTTTTCGACGGTGCGCCGCATTGTTAGCTACGCATACAGGTCAGTTATAACGAAGATCACAGTTGACAGCGCCGCGAATGCGGAGATCGGGCCGGAAATGCTCGGCGGAGCTACCACGAGGGCCATTCGTCAACTAACGGTTGACGCACGGCCACCGTCAACCTAGAGTTGACGATCATGGCCGATCCGACCCGCCTGTCCCCTACCGTCCGCCTCGACGACCTGATCAACGCCATCACGGGCGTGCATGACAATCCCTTGGAGCGCCTGACCGACGCGGTACTGGCCGCCGAACACCTCGGGGAGGTGGCCGACCATCTCATCGGGCATTTCGTCGACCAGGCACGGCGATCAGGCGCGTCCTGGACCGATATCGGCAAGTGCATGGGAGTCACCAAGCAAGCGGCCCAGAAGAGGTTCGTACCGCGGCCCGAGGCCGCCACTCTCGATCCCTCCCAGGGCTTCGCGCGTTTCACCCTGCGGGCACGCAATGCTGTGGTGGCGGCCCAGAACGCCGCCCAGCGCGCCCATCACGCCGAGATCACCCCCGAGCACCTGATTCTCGGACTGCTCGACGATCACGAGGCGCTGGCCGCCGCACTGCTGACCGCGCAGCACATCGACCCGGCGGTGGTCGCGGCCGCTGTCACCCTGCCACCGGGTGGCACCGAACCACCGGTGCTGATCCCGTTCAGCGGCCCGGCCCGCAAGGCCCTGGAGTTGACCTTCCGCACCGCACTTCGTCTGGGGCACAACTACATCGGTACCGAACACCTCCTGCTGGCCCTGCTGGAGGCAGAAGACGGCGACGGCCCCCTGCATCACGCCGGCGTGGACCGGGACCGGGCCGAAACCGACCTCACCGACGCGTTGGCGGCGATCACCACAGACGGCGCTGCCCCCGACGCTGAAACCACGAGCTGAGCGCAATCCCACCGCTGGGCGAACCCACCGGGCCAAGGCTGCTGCACCCGCGATCCCGATGTGCCATCATGCCCAGGAGGCAAACGAAGAGGACATGATGCAACGCTGGATTCTGGCCCTGGTCACGTCGGTCATCACCACGCTGGCGGCGTTGATGACGCCGGCCGTCGGGTACGCCACGCCAACCACCACCCCCGAGGCTCCGATCGGACGCCTGGGTGACACGCTGCGCATCTCCTACCACGACGAGGCATTCGGCCCCATCGTCGCCGATGTCACGGTGCATGACGTAGTGCCCAGCGAGATCCCGCCGGGTTGGGGTGCCAACGGTTCGCCGCGCTGGCGCAATCAGGGCGGGCCGTGGCGGGCCAACGTGACCATTCACCCGATCTCGGTGCCCAACCCCTACATCATGGCCGC is a window encoding:
- a CDS encoding enoyl-CoA hydratase/isomerase family protein translates to MTDAPRYRASSDFPSLRFELGGNGVLELVLDAPGLNAVGPQMHRDLADVWPAIDRDDEVRAVLVRGEGKAFSAGGSFELIEKIVGDYAGRMQVLREARDLVLNMVSFSKPVISAINGPAVGAGLVVALLADISVAGRTARLIDGHTKLGVAAGDHAAICWPLLVGMAKAKYYLLTCETLQGEEAERIGLVSTCVDDDQVLTTALRIADDLAHGSQDAIRFTKHSLNYWYRQFAPAFETALGLEFLGFSGPDVHEGLAAIREKRKPQFG
- a CDS encoding acyl-CoA synthetase, with product MEFNLAQVFSAVSHAIPERDCVVFGDRRFSYQQIEDRARRLARALHERGLGTRRERCQLAPHESGQSHLALYLANGNEYIEGMLGAYHARVAPFNVNYRYVADELVYLLTNASTEAIMYHARFAPTLADALQQAGDRLPAMPLIHVDDDSGNAPLPGAVRYEDLLAETSADPLDLVLSPDDLYVLYTGGTTGMPKGVLWRQHDIFINAMGGREFGTGAIPTTLTEIVERARAARPAGSMTVAPLMHGAAQWAAFITLLGGRPFVMSTTTDRFDPVGTWDLAAQERIVSLSIVGDAFARPLADALEAGGPTLAEGLSGLLVLASGGAPFTAPIKQRLVNLLPHLSILDAGGSSETGAQMGQTTSRAQASTGRFTPNPGAVVVSEDMTRILSPGDDEIGWLAQQGQVPLGYLGDPEKSARTFPIIEDIRHSVPGDRARWDADGGIDLLGRDSVTINSGGEKIFAEEVEAAVSRHPAVYDVVVVGRPSERWGNEVVAVVQLARDADAEADDIVAEAANYIARYKLPKDVVFCAQVQRSPSGKADYRWAKEQAVAAQRV
- a CDS encoding DedA family protein; the encoded protein is MSVDVLLYAIPPVLVYLLVGGVIGLESLGIPLPGELMLVGAALMSSRHELSIDPAGVAAAAVVGAVIGDSIGYSIGRRFGMPLFDRLGRRFPNHFGPGHVALAERSFHRWGTSAVFFGRFIALLRILAGPLAGALKMRYQHFLAANVLGAICWAGGTTALVYYAGVAAEHWLSRFSWVALLVAVLAGVIGTLALRGRVGAQIAELEAEHRAEPDAVID
- a CDS encoding carotenoid oxygenase family protein, producing the protein MTHGSQPTADTAVHPGLQRYLDELSAGERQHASERLAGLDEADWLSFGVSEPQPVEYDYRVEQIEGSLPAGLAGTLYRNGPGRWEDHTGRPLHHLFDGDGMVSAFTLAAGQVHYRNRYVRTRHFRGKSGTRHLGTAATGGWLANVGRIPPNLANTNIVEHAGHLYALWEGGPPHEIDPVTLETRGVRRFGGRLRWMGSYSAHPSFCPRSGEMFNFGVEFIPRPHLRIYRTDVRGRLEHFRSARLPYLAMVHDFALTQRYLVFLVSPIIPDAMPIALGLTPLGDAMHYRPERGSVFILVPRDGGPIRRVECDAVLQFHLSNAYDDRGDVVVDAITYADGRLLGRIARFHTSSLSDAPSEFSRFRISAAGRVSREQLSDTPCEFPRHHGGYQGMAHRYAYVSSRRRLGSFYDSIAKLDLIDRSEASYTAEAAGNSFCEPVFTPRPDATAEDDGWLLTVEYQAAEHTSRLVIIDARDVGAGPVATAALKHHLPQGFHGSFSPGRAD
- a CDS encoding Clp protease N-terminal domain-containing protein; protein product: MADPTRLSPTVRLDDLINAITGVHDNPLERLTDAVLAAEHLGEVADHLIGHFVDQARRSGASWTDIGKCMGVTKQAAQKRFVPRPEAATLDPSQGFARFTLRARNAVVAAQNAAQRAHHAEITPEHLILGLLDDHEALAAALLTAQHIDPAVVAAAVTLPPGGTEPPVLIPFSGPARKALELTFRTALRLGHNYIGTEHLLLALLEAEDGDGPLHHAGVDRDRAETDLTDALAAITTDGAAPDAETTS